One part of the Lapillicoccus jejuensis genome encodes these proteins:
- a CDS encoding CNNM domain-containing protein produces the protein MGGVLVLVATVALIALSAFFVAVEFALLAARRHRIAEAAATSRSARAALRSSQELTVLLAGSQLGITVCTLALGAVTKPAVHDWLTPVIAGWGAPAWVADTVGFVLALVVVTFLHLVVGEMAPKSWAIAHPERSAIMLALPMRAFMAVSRPLLVLLNEAANACLRRVGVEPVDEAVSGRDPQTLRHLVEHSAEVGTLDAGDSGRLTEALALAELTLGELVRPGALTTVPEGARVREVREAALRTGHLRILLADGEGLTGLVHVRDTLVLGEDEPVAAVARPLVREPADAPVIEVLARMRATGTHLVVVSDGGGQPGEGQDAVRGVVTVADVVRRLLAPTPA, from the coding sequence ATGGGTGGGGTGCTCGTCCTCGTCGCCACGGTGGCGCTCATCGCGCTGTCGGCGTTCTTCGTCGCCGTCGAGTTCGCCCTGCTCGCCGCGCGCCGGCACCGGATCGCCGAGGCGGCGGCCACCAGCCGCTCGGCCCGCGCCGCGCTGCGCAGCTCGCAGGAGCTGACCGTGCTGCTCGCCGGCTCGCAGCTCGGCATCACCGTCTGCACGCTGGCCCTCGGCGCGGTGACCAAGCCGGCCGTGCACGACTGGCTCACGCCCGTCATCGCCGGCTGGGGCGCCCCGGCGTGGGTCGCCGACACCGTCGGGTTCGTCCTCGCGCTCGTCGTCGTCACCTTCCTGCACCTCGTCGTCGGCGAGATGGCCCCGAAGTCGTGGGCCATCGCCCACCCCGAGCGGTCGGCCATCATGCTCGCGCTCCCGATGCGCGCCTTCATGGCCGTGTCGCGACCGCTGCTCGTCCTGCTCAACGAGGCCGCCAACGCGTGCCTGCGCCGGGTCGGGGTCGAGCCGGTCGACGAGGCCGTGTCCGGCCGCGACCCGCAGACCCTGCGGCACCTCGTGGAGCACTCGGCCGAGGTCGGCACGCTCGACGCGGGCGACTCCGGCCGGCTCACCGAGGCGCTCGCGCTCGCCGAGCTCACCCTCGGCGAGCTGGTCCGCCCGGGCGCGCTGACGACCGTGCCCGAGGGCGCCCGCGTGCGCGAGGTCCGCGAGGCCGCGCTGCGCACCGGTCACCTGCGCATCCTGCTCGCCGACGGCGAGGGGCTCACGGGTCTGGTCCACGTGCGGGACACCCTCGTCCTCGGCGAGGACGAGCCGGTCGCCGCCGTCGCCCGCCCCCTCGTCCGCGAGCCGGCCGACGCCCCGGTCATCGAGGTGCTCGCCCGGATGCGCGCCACGGGCACCCACCTCGTCGTCGTCTCCGACGGCGGGGGGCAGCCGGGCGAGGGGCAGGACGCCGTACGGGGCGTGGTGACCGTCGCCGACGTCGTCCGCCGCCTGCTCGCCCCCACCCCCGCCTGA
- a CDS encoding LOG family protein yields MEIHDPAVLARWLQARKPLAGLRLQDLDLTPCTDALLAVTHAHGLVVLGGVVPTAVGDHLRAAGAVVFPAAPEAPVDVYRGRLYTADELYAGLERGYDATPDARAYRWSRDRRLERDAYATLLRAIHDDSVTDALDEWADGLPVVGVMGGHAADRGSAGYRDAARLGHRLAGAGYVVATGGGPGAMEAANLGAAAADEVRLEDAVRRLAAVPSFLPDVAAWARLALQVRDAVGPATGRTSLGIPTWFYGHEPPNVFAQGVAKYFSNAIREDGLLARATAGVVVMPGAAGTVQEVFQLATRLYYATPATALAPLVLVDPEHWERRLPVAPLLAALGAGRSLGDVVHVVGDVDAAVDVLARTSPPPS; encoded by the coding sequence GTGGAGATCCACGACCCGGCCGTGCTCGCCCGGTGGCTTCAGGCGCGGAAACCGTTGGCGGGCCTGCGGTTGCAGGACCTCGACCTCACGCCGTGCACGGACGCGCTGCTCGCCGTGACGCACGCGCACGGCCTCGTCGTCCTCGGCGGGGTCGTCCCGACCGCGGTCGGCGACCACCTGCGCGCCGCCGGCGCGGTCGTCTTCCCGGCCGCGCCCGAGGCGCCGGTCGACGTCTACCGGGGCCGGCTCTACACCGCCGACGAGCTCTACGCCGGGCTCGAGCGCGGGTACGACGCCACGCCCGACGCCCGCGCGTACCGCTGGTCGCGCGACCGCCGGCTCGAGCGCGACGCCTACGCGACGCTGCTGCGGGCCATCCACGACGACTCGGTCACCGACGCGCTCGACGAGTGGGCCGACGGGCTGCCCGTCGTCGGCGTCATGGGCGGGCACGCCGCCGACCGCGGCAGCGCCGGCTACCGCGACGCGGCCCGGCTCGGCCACCGGCTCGCCGGGGCCGGGTACGTCGTCGCCACCGGCGGCGGTCCCGGCGCGATGGAGGCGGCGAACCTCGGTGCGGCCGCGGCCGACGAGGTGCGCCTGGAGGACGCCGTACGGCGGCTCGCGGCAGTGCCGTCGTTCCTCCCGGACGTCGCGGCGTGGGCGCGGCTGGCGCTGCAGGTGCGTGACGCGGTGGGGCCGGCGACGGGGCGGACGTCGCTCGGGATCCCGACGTGGTTCTACGGGCACGAGCCGCCGAACGTCTTCGCCCAGGGCGTCGCCAAGTACTTCTCCAACGCGATCCGCGAGGACGGGCTGCTGGCCCGCGCGACCGCCGGCGTCGTCGTGATGCCCGGTGCGGCGGGCACGGTGCAGGAGGTCTTCCAGCTGGCGACGCGGCTCTACTACGCGACGCCCGCCACGGCGCTCGCGCCGCTGGTCCTCGTCGACCCCGAGCACTGGGAGCGGCGGCTGCCCGTCGCGCCCCTGCTGGCCGCCCTGGGCGCCGGGCGGTCGCTGGGCGACGTCGTCCACGTGGTCGGGGACGTCGACGCGGCGGTCGACGTCCTCGCGCGGACGTCGCCGCCGCCCTCCTGA
- a CDS encoding YchJ family protein translates to MSSTPPAPTDPCPCGTARPYGACCGPYLAGEPAPTAEATMRSRYTAYAVGDVGHLVRTWHPRTRPTDLRIPTLEWVGLRVLGTEAGGPDDASGTVEFEARHLVLGGTEVLHEVSDFVRRGGRWVYVDARA, encoded by the coding sequence GTGTCGAGCACCCCACCGGCCCCGACCGACCCCTGCCCCTGCGGCACCGCCCGCCCGTACGGCGCGTGCTGCGGCCCCTACCTCGCGGGGGAGCCGGCGCCGACGGCGGAGGCGACGATGCGTTCCCGGTACACGGCCTACGCGGTCGGCGACGTCGGCCACCTCGTGCGCACCTGGCACCCGCGCACGCGCCCGACGGACCTGCGCATCCCCACGCTCGAGTGGGTCGGGCTGCGCGTCCTCGGCACGGAGGCCGGCGGGCCCGACGACGCGAGCGGCACCGTCGAGTTCGAGGCGCGGCACCTCGTCCTCGGCGGCACCGAGGTCCTGCACGAGGTGAGCGACTTCGTCCGCCGCGGTGGCCGGTGGGTGTACGTCGACGCGCGGGCCTGA
- a CDS encoding nucleotidyltransferase domain-containing protein yields the protein MRALTPDLDPVGVAEIDRRLAAVAVEHAVTVPWAVESGSRAWGFPSPDSDDDCRFLYVRPLEVYASPWPRRDVVETPLDAVFDVSGWDLAKAVRLAARGNATVGEWLRSPIVYDGDPAFRDRMLALVGEVADRAALARHYRHVGAQQWDRCGAGDAEVARLKGVLYALRPAATLHWMSGHAGLPPMNLQELLAEAPPDGDVLEAVAELVEAKSRTREVGDGRVAAPVRRFVQEWLSGADPALPRDARPADDVVTRAEAGFLTLVREFGPR from the coding sequence GTGCGAGCCCTGACCCCCGACCTGGACCCCGTCGGCGTCGCGGAGATCGACCGCCGGCTGGCCGCGGTCGCGGTCGAGCACGCGGTGACGGTGCCCTGGGCGGTCGAGAGCGGCAGCCGCGCGTGGGGCTTCCCCTCACCGGACAGCGACGACGACTGCCGCTTCCTCTACGTGCGCCCGCTCGAGGTCTACGCCTCGCCGTGGCCGCGACGCGACGTCGTCGAGACCCCCCTCGACGCGGTGTTCGACGTGTCGGGGTGGGACCTGGCCAAGGCGGTCCGGCTCGCCGCGCGGGGCAACGCGACGGTCGGCGAGTGGCTGCGCTCGCCGATCGTCTACGACGGCGACCCGGCCTTCCGCGACCGCATGCTCGCGCTGGTCGGGGAGGTCGCCGACCGTGCGGCGCTGGCCCGGCACTACCGGCACGTCGGCGCCCAGCAGTGGGACCGCTGCGGAGCCGGCGACGCCGAGGTCGCCCGCCTCAAGGGCGTCCTCTACGCGCTGCGCCCGGCGGCCACCTTGCACTGGATGAGCGGGCACGCCGGCCTCCCGCCGATGAACCTCCAGGAGCTTCTCGCCGAGGCCCCGCCGGACGGCGACGTGCTCGAGGCCGTGGCCGAGCTCGTGGAGGCCAAGTCCCGCACCCGCGAGGTCGGCGACGGGCGGGTCGCCGCCCCCGTGCGCCGGTTCGTGCAGGAGTGGCTGTCCGGTGCGGACCCCGCGCTACCCCGCGACGCCCGACCCGCCGACGACGTGGTCACCCGCGCGGAGGCCGGGTTCCTCACGCTGGTGCGGGAGTTCGGGCCGCGCTGA
- a CDS encoding AEC family transporter has translation MVGVLEGFATIAAVVAVGWLLAHLRVLDTTAQNVLSRLAFYVASPALLLTVMARTPISAVLSANLLSSLASVVVTVALYVVLTRRLWPMPLGESVIGALCASYVNAGNLGIPIALYVLGDVSLMAPTLLMQLLVITPVVMALLDADARGVRPTLGRSLGRVLRNPITVGALLGILVSLVRDHVPALVLQPVTLLGDMAVPAMLVAFGIALRLGPLPGAGGSWGHVGTVVALKLLVQPAAAVAVGWGVVGLRGHALFAAAVTAALPTAQNVFTYANRYNRGLLLARDAIFVSTFASVPVILLLALVFQLAGAR, from the coding sequence GTGGTCGGGGTGCTCGAGGGGTTCGCGACGATCGCGGCGGTGGTCGCGGTCGGGTGGCTGCTCGCGCACCTGCGGGTGCTCGACACCACCGCGCAGAACGTCCTCAGCCGGCTCGCCTTCTACGTCGCCTCACCCGCGCTGCTGCTGACGGTGATGGCCCGCACGCCGATCTCGGCGGTGCTCTCGGCGAACCTCCTCTCCTCGCTCGCGAGCGTCGTGGTCACCGTCGCGCTGTACGTCGTCCTCACCCGCCGCCTCTGGCCGATGCCGCTGGGGGAGAGCGTCATCGGGGCGCTGTGCGCGTCGTACGTCAACGCCGGCAACCTCGGCATCCCCATCGCGCTCTACGTGCTCGGCGACGTCTCGCTCATGGCCCCGACGCTGCTCATGCAGCTGCTCGTCATCACCCCGGTCGTCATGGCCCTGCTCGACGCGGACGCCCGCGGCGTCCGCCCCACGCTGGGTCGCAGCCTCGGACGGGTGCTGCGCAACCCGATCACCGTCGGCGCGCTCCTCGGCATCCTCGTCTCGCTCGTGCGCGACCACGTGCCGGCGCTCGTCCTGCAGCCCGTCACGCTGCTCGGCGACATGGCGGTGCCGGCGATGCTCGTCGCCTTCGGGATCGCGCTGCGGCTCGGGCCGCTCCCGGGGGCCGGCGGGTCGTGGGGGCACGTGGGCACCGTGGTCGCGCTCAAGCTGCTCGTCCAGCCCGCAGCGGCCGTCGCCGTGGGCTGGGGGGTGGTCGGCCTGCGCGGCCACGCCCTCTTCGCGGCAGCCGTCACCGCCGCCCTGCCGACCGCGCAGAACGTCTTCACCTACGCCAACCGCTACAACCGGGGGCTGCTGCTGGCCCGGGACGCGATCTTCGTCAGCACCTTCGCGTCCGTCCCCGTGATCCTCCTGCTGGCGCTCGTCTTCCAGCTCGCCGGCGCGCGCTGA
- a CDS encoding PQQ-binding-like beta-propeller repeat protein has protein sequence MRRRLLPTLIAGLTALTALVTAAPTSTAATGDWPTDHGDNLRSGHIAGTASYTSLRTGWTRSLDGAVYGSPIVIGGRVVVATENNTVYSIDPTTGAVRWSRHLRSAITDTSVLACPGSISPTGITSTPAYDPVTGRIFVVTVTSSPSTGVTHELWALRPGDGVPVLDKRVEVPGTDPRAQQQRAALAVDRGNVYVAFGGLAGDCGSYKGAVLSLFANGASGGVAYVVPTAREAGIWAPGGPVVAADGTVFVAVGNGASTSGAYDRSDSVTRLTGRMGVVDWFAPTSWASDNARDLDLGSMTPALTSNGMVLQVGKSGTGYTARAGHLGGIGGQLATASLCPSYGVSAVTGTTVYLPCTTGVTRVDVDAAGGIHRGWTQGSVTGSPVAGPGALYAIGNGRLLALAGGTGAVLGSIAVPTASRFATPALSGNRAFVGTLSGVTSVLVG, from the coding sequence ATGCGCCGTCGCCTGCTCCCCACGCTGATCGCCGGGCTCACCGCCCTCACCGCCCTCGTCACCGCTGCCCCGACCTCCACCGCCGCCACCGGCGACTGGCCGACGGACCACGGCGACAACCTGCGCTCCGGCCACATCGCCGGCACCGCGTCGTACACCTCGCTGCGCACGGGCTGGACCCGCTCGCTCGACGGCGCCGTCTACGGCTCGCCGATCGTCATCGGCGGGCGGGTCGTCGTCGCGACCGAGAACAACACCGTCTACTCGATCGATCCGACGACGGGGGCGGTGCGCTGGTCGCGGCACCTGCGCAGCGCCATCACCGACACGTCGGTCCTCGCCTGCCCCGGCTCGATCTCCCCGACCGGCATCACGAGCACCCCGGCGTACGACCCCGTCACCGGGCGCATCTTCGTGGTCACCGTCACGAGCTCACCGAGCACCGGCGTCACCCACGAGCTGTGGGCGCTGCGCCCCGGCGACGGCGTCCCGGTGCTCGACAAGCGCGTGGAGGTGCCCGGCACCGACCCCCGCGCGCAGCAGCAGCGCGCCGCGCTCGCCGTCGACCGCGGCAACGTCTACGTCGCCTTCGGCGGCCTGGCCGGCGACTGCGGCAGCTACAAGGGCGCCGTCCTGTCGCTCTTCGCGAACGGCGCCTCCGGCGGGGTCGCGTACGTCGTGCCGACCGCCCGCGAGGCGGGGATCTGGGCGCCGGGCGGCCCCGTGGTCGCGGCCGACGGCACCGTCTTCGTCGCCGTGGGCAACGGGGCCTCGACGAGCGGCGCCTACGACCGCAGCGACTCGGTCACCCGGCTGACCGGGCGGATGGGCGTGGTCGACTGGTTCGCCCCGACCTCGTGGGCGAGCGACAACGCGCGCGACCTCGACCTGGGGTCGATGACGCCGGCGCTGACGAGCAACGGCATGGTCCTCCAGGTCGGCAAGTCCGGCACCGGCTACACGGCGCGGGCGGGGCACCTCGGCGGCATCGGGGGACAGCTGGCCACCGCGTCGCTCTGCCCGTCGTACGGCGTCTCGGCCGTCACGGGGACGACGGTCTACCTGCCCTGCACCACCGGTGTCACCCGCGTCGACGTCGACGCCGCCGGGGGCATCCACCGCGGGTGGACGCAGGGGTCCGTCACCGGCTCCCCCGTGGCCGGACCGGGGGCGCTCTACGCGATCGGCAACGGCAGGCTCCTCGCCCTGGCCGGCGGCACGGGCGCGGTCCTCGGGAGCATCGCGGTGCCGACGGCCAGCCGCTTCGCCACCCCCGCCCTGTCGGGGAACCGCGCGTTCGTCGGCACGCTGTCGGGCGTGACGTCGGTGCTCGTCGGCTGA
- a CDS encoding NAD(P)/FAD-dependent oxidoreductase, which produces MSTRPLWWEGLAPSPRRPAPAADDTCDVVVVGGGLTGLWTAWHLLRLDPSLDVRVLEAEHVGYGASGRNGGWASALYPVSLDRVARESGAAAARDLGAALRGSVDDLGAIAAQEDISCDYTKGGTVVVARGAAQVTRGRADVEHDVRWGLPTRWLGAGEARERLRARGVDGASYSPDCARVQPFSLVTGLAAAVERRGGRVHESTRVTGLRPGSVTTADGVVLRARHVLRATEAWTPTLPGHRRDVAPVYSLVVATAPLPADAWAQVGLAQRETFSEHRHLVVYGQRTADDRLVFGGRGTPYHWGSSVRPAFEDEPGVHAALRSTLLELLPGLPRDTAFTHAWGGALGIARDWHPSVRHDPTTGLGSAGGYVGDGVALAQLAGRALAELVAGRPGRAARLPFVGHRPPPWEPEPLRWLGVGAGLRLASLADAEEARNGRPARLGALLGRLTGH; this is translated from the coding sequence GTGAGCACCCGGCCGCTCTGGTGGGAGGGCCTCGCGCCCTCCCCCAGGAGGCCGGCGCCCGCCGCCGACGACACCTGCGACGTGGTCGTCGTCGGCGGCGGCCTCACCGGCCTGTGGACCGCGTGGCACCTGCTCCGCCTCGACCCCTCGCTCGACGTGCGGGTCCTCGAGGCCGAGCACGTCGGGTACGGCGCCAGCGGCCGCAACGGCGGCTGGGCCTCGGCGCTCTACCCGGTCTCGCTCGACCGGGTGGCGCGCGAGAGCGGGGCCGCGGCGGCCCGTGACCTCGGCGCCGCGCTGCGCGGGTCCGTGGACGACCTCGGCGCGATCGCTGCTCAGGAGGACATCTCCTGCGACTACACCAAGGGCGGCACCGTCGTCGTCGCGCGTGGGGCGGCCCAGGTGACCCGCGGCCGCGCCGACGTCGAGCACGACGTCCGCTGGGGTCTGCCGACCCGCTGGCTCGGCGCCGGCGAGGCGCGCGAGCGGCTGCGCGCCCGGGGCGTGGACGGGGCGTCGTACAGCCCGGACTGCGCGCGGGTGCAGCCCTTCTCGCTCGTCACCGGTCTCGCCGCGGCGGTCGAGCGGCGGGGCGGCCGCGTGCACGAGTCGACCCGGGTCACCGGGCTGCGACCGGGCTCGGTGACGACCGCCGACGGCGTCGTCCTGCGCGCCCGGCACGTGCTGCGCGCCACCGAGGCGTGGACGCCCACCCTGCCCGGGCACCGGCGCGACGTCGCCCCCGTCTACTCGCTGGTCGTCGCGACCGCGCCGCTGCCCGCCGACGCGTGGGCGCAGGTCGGGCTCGCGCAGCGCGAGACGTTCTCCGAGCACCGGCACCTCGTCGTCTACGGCCAGCGCACGGCGGACGACCGGCTCGTGTTCGGCGGCCGCGGGACGCCGTACCACTGGGGGTCCTCGGTGCGGCCCGCCTTCGAGGACGAGCCGGGCGTGCACGCCGCGCTGCGCTCCACCCTGCTCGAGCTGCTGCCGGGCCTGCCCCGCGACACCGCCTTCACCCACGCCTGGGGCGGGGCCCTCGGCATCGCGCGCGACTGGCACCCGTCGGTGCGGCACGACCCCACCACCGGCCTCGGCAGCGCCGGCGGCTACGTCGGCGACGGCGTGGCCCTGGCCCAGCTGGCCGGGCGGGCCCTCGCCGAGCTCGTCGCGGGGCGCCCGGGCCGGGCGGCGCGACTGCCCTTCGTCGGCCACCGGCCGCCGCCGTGGGAGCCGGAGCCGCTGCGCTGGCTGGGGGTCGGTGCCGGGCTGCGTCTGGCGTCCCTGGCCGACGCCGAGGAGGCGCGCAACGGTCGGCCGGCCCGGCTCGGCGCCCTGCTCGGCCGCCTCACCGGGCACTGA
- a CDS encoding aspartate aminotransferase family protein, with translation MTTTPTTTPAATTHQGSAAPTAGTLGSTPRGTSYADAARDHLWGHFTRHSVYEPTSEGGLGLDVPLIVRGEGHRIWDDRGREYIDGLAGLFVVQVGHGREELAQAAARQARELAFFPLWSYAHPKAVELAERLAHYAPGDLNRVFFTTGGGEAVESAWKLAKQYYKLVGKPSKHKVISRSVAYHGTPQGALSITGIPGAKQPFEPLVPGAFKVPNTNQYRAPEHLRDDPKAFGLWAAERIAEAIEFEGPDTVAAVFLEPVQNSGGCFPPPPGYFQRVREICDEYDVLLVSDEVICAFGRIGGMFACEDLGYVPDIITCAKGMTSGYSPIGAMIASERLFEPFRRGTTSFPHGYTFGGHPVSAAVAMENLDIFEREGLNQHVREQAPAFRRSLETLLDLPIVGDVRGEGFFYGIELVKDKATRETFDDAESERLLRGYLSRALFDAGIYCRADDRGDPVVQLAPPLTIGPAEFADITQRLRSVLEGASAHL, from the coding sequence ATGACCACGACACCGACCACCACCCCGGCGGCGACGACCCACCAGGGCAGCGCCGCCCCGACCGCCGGCACGCTCGGCTCGACCCCCCGCGGGACGTCGTACGCCGACGCGGCGCGCGACCACCTGTGGGGCCACTTCACCCGCCACTCGGTCTACGAGCCCACGAGCGAGGGGGGCCTCGGCCTCGACGTGCCGCTCATCGTGCGCGGCGAGGGACACCGGATCTGGGACGACCGCGGCCGCGAGTACATCGACGGCCTCGCCGGGCTCTTCGTCGTCCAGGTCGGCCACGGCCGCGAGGAGCTCGCCCAGGCCGCGGCCCGCCAGGCCAGGGAGCTCGCCTTCTTCCCGCTGTGGTCCTACGCGCACCCCAAGGCGGTCGAGCTGGCCGAGCGCCTGGCGCACTACGCGCCCGGGGACCTCAACCGGGTCTTCTTCACCACGGGCGGCGGCGAGGCCGTCGAGAGCGCGTGGAAGCTGGCCAAGCAGTACTACAAGCTGGTCGGGAAGCCGAGCAAGCACAAGGTGATCAGCCGCTCGGTGGCCTACCACGGCACCCCGCAGGGTGCCCTGTCCATCACCGGCATCCCCGGGGCCAAGCAGCCCTTCGAGCCGCTCGTGCCCGGCGCGTTCAAGGTGCCGAACACCAACCAGTACCGCGCTCCCGAGCACCTGCGCGACGACCCGAAGGCCTTCGGGCTGTGGGCGGCCGAGCGGATCGCCGAGGCGATCGAGTTCGAGGGCCCCGACACCGTCGCGGCCGTCTTCCTCGAGCCGGTGCAGAACTCCGGCGGCTGCTTCCCGCCGCCGCCCGGATACTTCCAGCGCGTGCGCGAGATCTGCGACGAGTACGACGTCCTGCTCGTCTCGGACGAGGTCATCTGCGCCTTCGGCCGGATCGGCGGGATGTTCGCGTGCGAGGACCTCGGTTACGTGCCGGACATCATCACCTGCGCCAAGGGGATGACCTCCGGCTACTCCCCCATCGGCGCGATGATCGCCAGCGAGCGGCTCTTCGAGCCGTTCCGCCGCGGGACGACGTCGTTCCCGCACGGCTACACCTTCGGCGGCCACCCGGTCTCGGCGGCCGTCGCGATGGAGAACCTCGACATCTTCGAGCGCGAGGGCCTCAACCAGCACGTGCGGGAGCAGGCCCCGGCCTTCCGGCGCTCGCTCGAGACGCTGCTCGACCTGCCGATCGTCGGCGACGTGCGCGGCGAGGGCTTCTTCTACGGGATCGAGCTGGTCAAGGACAAGGCGACCCGGGAGACCTTCGACGACGCCGAGTCCGAGCGGCTGCTGCGCGGCTACCTCTCGCGGGCGCTCTTCGACGCGGGCATCTACTGCCGCGCCGACGACCGTGGCGACCCGGTGGTCCAGCTCGCGCCGCCGCTGACCATCGGGCCGGCCGAGTTCGCCGACATCACGCAGCGGCTGCGCTCGGTGCTCGAGGGCGCGTCCGCCCACCTGTGA